A single genomic interval of Daucus carota subsp. sativus chromosome 1, DH1 v3.0, whole genome shotgun sequence harbors:
- the LOC108194150 gene encoding single-stranded DNA-binding protein, mitochondrial produces MSSLALKIAKHLKISVSAKTHVPFVAGSSRSRLYSAGSSDTDNEIGPDDFFPPKQELELQGVDPQRGWGYRGVHKAIICGKIGNVPVQKILRNGRTVTIFTIGTGGMFDQRTLGSKDLPKPAQWHRIAVHNDQLGAYAIQQLVKNSSVFVEGDIETRVYNDSINGTVKNIPEICVRRDGRIRLIKSGESVSNISLDELREGLF; encoded by the exons ATGAGTTCTCTCGCACTGAAAATCGCAAAGCATTTAAAGATTTCAGTTTCCGCAAAGACCCACGTTCCATTTG TGGCGGGTAGCTCACGATCACGACTGTACTCGGCTGGCTCTTCTGATACTGATAATGAGATTGGTCCGGATGACTTTTTCCCACCAAAGCAAGAGTTGGAACTGCAGGGTGTTGATCCTCAAAGGGGTTGGGGTTATCGTGGCGTTCATAAG GCAATTATATGTGGAAAAATCGGGAATGTTCCTGTTCAGAAGATTTTGAGGAATGGTCGTACTGTTACCATCTTTACTATTGGGACAGGGGGTATGTTTGATCAAAGAACTTTAGGGAGTAAAGACTTGCCAAAACCAGCTCAGTGGCATAGAATTGCTGTGCATAATGATCAACTTGGCGCTTATGCAATCCAACAACTTgtcaaaaa CTCTTCAGTTTTTGTTGAGGGTGATATCGAGACCAGAGTCTATAACGACAGTATCAATGGGACAGTTAAAAACATACCTGAGATTTGTGTGCGACGTGATG GTCGGATTCGCCTCATAAAATCGGGTGAAAGTGTCAGCAATATCTCTTTAGATGAACTGA GAGAAGGATTGTTCTAG
- the LOC108201149 gene encoding wall-associated receptor kinase-like 20, whose product MAVKLIHISLILLSLVSTFEACPKCGSMDVPYPLSTSDNCGDPKYRIYCNNGSLEFLSAQGFYYKILSINPSSYKLIIRPPSIQNPMCQSSDLPQGGLLLNDNSPFNISTRNTVMLFNCSDNILLSPLNCSSNSVCKLFEEQSVEGSGCRNTLCCSFLKDASITSHRIRVRVGGCTAYTSVVEMRSNAPFDSWNYGIELQWAPPSGDSHFRGH is encoded by the coding sequence ATGGCTGTCAAATTGATTCATATTTCTCTCATTCTCCTAAGTTTGGTATCCACATTTGAAGCTTGCCCGAAATGTGGCAGCATGGATGTACCATACCCACTTAGCACTAGTGATAACTGTGGAGACCCAAAATACAGGATTTACTGTAATAATGGCAGTTTAGAGTTCTTGTCAGCTCAAGGATTTTACTACAAAATCCTTAGCATAAACCCTAGTTCTTACAAGCTCATAATAAGACCACCCTCTATACAGAATCCCATGTGTCAGTCTTCTGATCTCCCTCAAGGGGGCTTATTGCTCAATGATAACTCTCCCTTCAACATATCAACGCGTAACACTGTAATGTTATTTAACTGCTCTGACAACATTTTGCTTTCTCCCTTGAACTGCTCTTCCAACAGCGTTTGTAAGCTGTTTGAAGAACAATCTGTGGAGGGGAGTGGATGCAGAAACACACTTTGCTGTAGTTTCCTGAAAGATGCATCTATTACTTCACACAGAATTCGAGTTAGAGTTGGAGGCTGTACTGCGTATACTTCAGTAGTGGAAATGAGATCCAACGCCCCCTTTGATTCCTGGAACTATGGCATTGAGTTGCAGTGGGCACCCCCTAGTGGAGATTCTCATTTCCGCGGCCATTGA